The following is a genomic window from Bacteroidia bacterium.
ATTCCCCAGGAAGTAACGCCAAACACGACCAAAAGCATAAAGAGCCCGATCTTCTTTTTCACAAACTCCACCCGAAAAGATAATCCTGCAATCAAAAGGCTACCCATGCCGATCAAAACCCGCAATAAAAGCGGGTCATTTACAGGGGGATTCGTCAGCTCCCGGATAAAACCGAAAACGATGATACCCACAACTAACGCGATTAAGCCGAGTCGGCAAACAAATAGTTCGGAGATTGAGAATAGACTTCTCCCCTGTTTTATCATTTACAACATGCTTATTGAAAAGCTAAAATAACAAGTATTCTCTTTAGCGGATCAAGATTTTTTGATGAATCTCAAAATTTCCTGCGAAAAGTCGAACTAAATAGGTGCCGGCAGGTAAATGAGTGAGGTTTATTTCCTGACTGTATTTGTCTGAATGCGTGATTACTGATGATTGCCATACATTTTGCCCCATCATATTAAAAACCTGAAAAGTCAGAGCGCCTTGTGGAAGATTTTCAGCTGCCACCGTAAACATACCCTCATTGGGATTGGGATATACGGTTACATGGAGATTATTTTCAATTGTCTCTTCTATGCTGGTTGAGGCCGAGCATACACCTGTAAGTTTGATATTATCGAGGAAAATATTATTCCCGTAGTCATTGTAACTTTCAAATTTGAGTCTGAATTTTTCCTCCCCGTCAAAAGCTGAAAGATCGATAGAAATACAACCTGCCCATCCTGTGCCTGAAAAACACCAGTCATCTGAAGTCGCAGGAACAAAGCTGGTAAACCAATTTGCATTCGTGGCAAAACTCCCCGAACCGTTCTCTGCTCCCCGATAGAGAAGATACGGATAGGTTTGCCCCCCGTCAATTGAAGCATATACCAGCAATGAGTCGGATTCATTGTTGGAGAATCGCCGGTACGCGTGGTGAAAGTCCAGCACAACCTGCTCATTTGTTCTGAGGTCAATCACCGGCGAAACCAGTCCATCACGTGCACCTGTAACTGCATAGTCATATAAGCTGATTCCCATTGCTTTACTCCCTGATTGCGATCCGGCGACGTCCTTAATCTCCCATGTAATTTTGTTGTCGGGGTTTTCGACGGTCCATGCACCAAGACCTCCTTCAAAGTCTGCCTGAAAAAATACTCCGGGACCGGAAGAATTCACCTTAATAAAGGTATTTTTTACGATCGAATCCACGCCAAACTGATTGGAAACATGTAATACCACATCATAGAGCCCCTGAGTAAAATAGGTAACTTCCGGATTGGGAGAGGCCGAGGTTGCGGGTGTTCCTCCGGGAAAAGACCATGACCATATACCAGGGTTATTGTTGGATAAATCGGTAAACTGGATTTTACCTCCTTCACATATTTCCGTTCGGCTGGCGCCAAAAGCAGCTTTCGGAGGAATTTCAACCGAACAGACGGTAGAGTTTGTCAGTACCCCCCTTCTGGGAGAATTTTCCATCACGGTACGCATCCGGGTCTTCTGACAATTGGTAAAAATATTCATACAGACATCGTCTGTGTAGTCCATATAATTGGCGACCATATCCATTGAACCACAGGAAAAATGACTCGAAGGGCAGCCGTAATTGGGTGCTTCAGCAGTAGGTGTATCGCTGCAGTAGTCGTCTACCCCACAATTTCCATCGCCCCAGATATGCCAAAGGCCGAGCCAGTGGCCGATTTCATGGGTGAGCGTTCTGCCTTTATCGTAAGGTGCGCTAAGATTTCCGACTCGTCCAAACGAGGTTGGCCGGATCACCACGCCGTCTGTAGAGCCCGATCCATAGCTGGTAGCGAGGTCAGGAAGCGTAGAAGAATTGGGCAATTGGGCATAACCCAGATAATCATTGGCAAGATCTACGGTCCAGATATTCATATACCGGTTAGGATCCCAGAAAGTTTGAGGCTGAATATTCGACTTACAATAGCTCACCGTATATGGAGGAGTATTTAACGCGAGATCATTTCTGTTAATCCTCTCTACGCCTTGCTCGGCAAGTGTATTGCTGTCAGGATCGAGGGTAACAAGACAAAACTCTATCTCAATATCTGCCCCATTGACATGTGTATTATGCCCGGGGGTTCCCAGCATGCGGCGGTAATCTTCGTTTAATACTTCTATCTGAGAAGCCACCTGTGCCCATGAAATATTAGTACCGGAGCCGACAGATTCACCATTGTGAATAATATGTACAATGACGGGAATCGTAAGAATTGCGCCCTCTATGGGTAAGCTCCCTGAGCCCGAAGCCATCTGTTGCTGAATCCATTCCTCTAAGTCGTCCCGGGAGCCCAATTGGGGATACGCATCACGAAAAATATCATCAGCTTCCATGGTGGCACAGCGCACAGGATGTTCCTGCGAATAGACAGAAAGTGTCAATAGCGAAACAATAAGCAGCAGGCTATATTTAAGCATTTTTTATCCCGGGTTAAATCTACAGACCAAAGTAACGAAAAATCAAGCAATCAGTTTGTCTCCACTTTGTAAGACAAACCCGGATACAATAACCCTAAGGTAAAAATAATGGGATAGGCCTGCTATCTGAAATCCGTAATTACGTCCATTAGCTCAGGTTCGAATTTCAGAGAAGGGTTGATCTGAAAAAGCAGATAATGGCCTTCAAAATCGAGTTGCAGTGCCACTTGAAGCATAGCTACCCCCTTTTTTCGTTTTCCCGAATCATAACAATAAGCGGCACACTGATAGTGCAGTTCTGCAGAATATGGATTTCGGCTGATACCTTCTTCCAGATACGTAATCGCCCCCAAATAATTACCATCCTTATATAGCATTTCTGCCCAGTCCTGCCAGAGAAAAATTTCCTGAGGAGCCAGTCTTATCGCCTTTTGAAGATACTGATAGGCCTGATACCTTTGTTCAAGTTTATACTCGCAGATCGCAAGACACAGACAGATATGGCTGTTTTCTTCATCCAGTTTATATGCTTTCTGGTAGTAATGTGTTGCCTCCAGATATTTGTGCTGCTTTTCGGTACAATAGCCCATGCCCATCCACGCATCATTGTGATAGGGATCCAGCTTGCTTACGCGGAAATAATATCGAAAAGCCTCCCGAAATAAACCGGTCTGCTCATAACATTCGGCGATA
Proteins encoded in this region:
- a CDS encoding M43 family zinc metalloprotease, with translation MLKYSLLLIVSLLTLSVYSQEHPVRCATMEADDIFRDAYPQLGSRDDLEEWIQQQMASGSGSLPIEGAILTIPVIVHIIHNGESVGSGTNISWAQVASQIEVLNEDYRRMLGTPGHNTHVNGADIEIEFCLVTLDPDSNTLAEQGVERINRNDLALNTPPYTVSYCKSNIQPQTFWDPNRYMNIWTVDLANDYLGYAQLPNSSTLPDLATSYGSGSTDGVVIRPTSFGRVGNLSAPYDKGRTLTHEIGHWLGLWHIWGDGNCGVDDYCSDTPTAEAPNYGCPSSHFSCGSMDMVANYMDYTDDVCMNIFTNCQKTRMRTVMENSPRRGVLTNSTVCSVEIPPKAAFGASRTEICEGGKIQFTDLSNNNPGIWSWSFPGGTPATSASPNPEVTYFTQGLYDVVLHVSNQFGVDSIVKNTFIKVNSSGPGVFFQADFEGGLGAWTVENPDNKITWEIKDVAGSQSGSKAMGISLYDYAVTGARDGLVSPVIDLRTNEQVVLDFHHAYRRFSNNESDSLLVYASIDGGQTYPYLLYRGAENGSGSFATNANWFTSFVPATSDDWCFSGTGWAGCISIDLSAFDGEEKFRLKFESYNDYGNNIFLDNIKLTGVCSASTSIEETIENNLHVTVYPNPNEGMFTVAAENLPQGALTFQVFNMMGQNVWQSSVITHSDKYSQEINLTHLPAGTYLVRLFAGNFEIHQKILIR